The proteins below are encoded in one region of Mycobacterium shinjukuense:
- a CDS encoding type I polyketide synthase, giving the protein MATPTSDRRAIITEALRKIDDLSARLDIAERASTEPIAVIGMGCRFPGGVNNPDQFWELLQAGRSGIVRVPAERWDADAFYTDDHTVPGTICSREGGFLTGWKPDEFDAEFFAISPREAAAMDPQQRLLLEVAWEALENAGLPPQAIRGTQTSVFVGVTAYDYMLTLAGRMRPEDLDAYIPTGNSANFAAGRLAYFLGIRGPALVIDTACSSSLVAVHLACQSLRWRESDTALVGGTNLVLSPGPSIACSRWGMLSPEGRCKTFDAAADGYVRGEGAGVVVLKRLDDALRDGNRILAVVRGSAVNQDGASSGVTVPNGPAQQALLRQALTAAKLKPADIDYVEAHGTGTPLGDPIELDSLSKVFSDREGRQPLVLGSVKTNLGHLEAAAGIAGFIKAVLAIGHRHIPRHLNFRQLTPHAGEGVRKLRIASQGMEWPDTDRPRRAGVSSFGVSGTNAHVVIEQGPDPAPVSPQPPARHAVSTLVVSGKTAQRIAATASALADWMDGPGAHVALADVAHTLNHHRAQHPRFATVVARQRADAIAGLRALATGQPAPGVVAPREGPVGAGTVFVYSGRGSQWAGMGHRLLADEPAFAEAVAALEPDFVAHAGFSLHNVIANRRELVGIEQIQLGLIGMQLALTALWRSYGVQPDVVIGHSLGEVAAAVVSGALTPAEGLRVTAVRARLMAPLSGQGAMALLELDATTTEALIAGYPLVSVGIYASPRQTVISGPPLQVDALIDAVRQRNCFASRINIEVAPHSPAMDALQPAMRSQLADLTPRPPSIPIISTTYADLDTSPVFDAEHWATNMRNPVRFQQAITRAGGEQHTFIEISAHPLLTHSITDTLDATNYVSIGTLHRDTDDTLTFHTNLNTAHTTRPPRTPHPPEPHPVLPTTVWQHTHHWVDTTSAARHTADTHPLLGIGVTDPTNGTRVWENALDPDLLWLNDHVIDELCVLPGAAYAEVALAAAREAFADERDRPWMIRELSLHQVLHVTRDTVFVTTLTGDDQTCRVEMRTRSGVSGWTKHATATVVRTTTTPDRREPPSVTGDFTDDLDPDDLYQRLRSAGQQHGPAFRGIVGLTVSPSGAARARVRLPAEAKAGSRNFALHPVMMDIALQTLGATRMATDLASGRHGRQALVLPVRFTGIQVYGDITDGVYAVGSLAAADGSDRLVGNVVLTDANHRPLLVIDEVEMTVLGSTSGAPDVTNRLFTLEWEPAPLNESAQNVASLLLIGDPTADDPLLTALPSALRDRVGHVELVSASDEAKLHAAIGTRDTGWDGIVVVCPPRAVDEALPDQLQLELAQSRTLLIASVVRAVTRLGVRTSPRLWIVTRGAAQLAPNSPVTLAQSQIRGIARVLTFEHPELKATVVDLDADGAGSLAALTEELLAGSDHDEIALRAGERHVNRLVPAPATATGALAGESRRTVVDLDRGGAVRLQIDQPGRLDALNLHEVKRHTPRADQVEVRVVAAGLNFSDVLKAMGVYPGLDGAAPVIGGECVGYVTAVGDDVDSVEIGQRVIAFGPGTFGTHLGTIADLVVPIPDALPDHEAATFGVAYLTAWHSLCEVGRLSPGERVLIHSATGGVGLAAVSIAKMRGARVYTTAGSDAKREMLCGLGVEYVGDSRSVDFADEILALTDGYGVDVILNSLAGEAIQRGVQILAPGGRFIELGKKDVYADASLGLAALAKSASFSVVDLDLNLKLQPARYRQLLQHILQHVAEGTLPVLPVTEFGLRHAGDAFGLMASGKHTGKIVISIPQGGRLEAIASPPPLPLVSPDGGYLIVGGMGGLGFVVARWLAEQGAGLVVLNGRSAPSDDVAAAIADLNDAGHRIEVITGDIAEPGTAEALVHAVDNAGFRLAGVLHSAMVLADEIVLNMTDSAARRVFAPKVTGGWRLHRATAARDLDWWLVFSSAAAMLGTPGQGAYAAANSWVDGLVAHRRSLGLPAVGINWGPWAQVGRAQFFADLGVSMLTAEQGLAAMQTVLAADRARTGVFSLDARQWFQSFPAAAGSSLFAKLHDSAAVRRGGGGKIRAQLDALDPAERPGRLAAAIADEIRGVLRSRDPIDHDRPLETLGLDSLMALELRNRLEAILGITLPVALVWAYPTITDLAAALCERMDYAQPPAAPKTGGAEAELSAEEMDLLSDLVDASELEAATRGES; this is encoded by the coding sequence ATGGCCACCCCGACATCTGATCGCCGGGCGATCATCACCGAGGCGCTGCGCAAGATCGACGATCTGAGCGCCCGCCTGGACATCGCCGAGAGGGCCAGCACCGAACCGATCGCGGTCATCGGCATGGGCTGCCGGTTCCCGGGCGGGGTGAACAACCCGGACCAGTTCTGGGAGTTGTTGCAAGCCGGCCGCAGCGGCATCGTCCGAGTGCCCGCCGAACGCTGGGATGCCGACGCCTTCTACACCGACGATCACACCGTGCCGGGCACGATATGCAGCCGGGAGGGCGGCTTCCTCACCGGCTGGAAGCCCGATGAGTTCGACGCGGAATTCTTTGCGATCTCCCCGCGGGAGGCCGCGGCGATGGACCCGCAGCAGCGACTGTTGCTCGAAGTTGCCTGGGAGGCATTGGAGAACGCCGGCCTGCCGCCGCAGGCCATCCGCGGCACGCAAACCTCGGTCTTCGTGGGCGTCACCGCGTATGACTACATGCTCACGCTGGCGGGCCGGATGCGGCCCGAAGATCTCGACGCCTACATCCCCACCGGGAACTCGGCGAACTTCGCCGCCGGGCGGCTGGCGTATTTCCTCGGGATTCGGGGGCCCGCGCTGGTCATCGACACCGCCTGCTCGTCGTCGCTGGTGGCCGTGCACCTGGCATGTCAGAGCCTGCGCTGGCGGGAAAGCGACACCGCGCTGGTCGGTGGCACCAACCTGGTGCTCAGCCCGGGACCCAGCATCGCGTGTTCCCGGTGGGGAATGTTGTCTCCCGAGGGGCGGTGCAAGACCTTCGACGCGGCCGCCGACGGGTATGTGCGCGGCGAGGGTGCCGGCGTGGTGGTGCTCAAGCGGCTAGACGACGCGCTGCGGGACGGCAACCGCATCCTGGCCGTGGTGCGCGGTTCGGCGGTCAACCAGGACGGCGCCAGCAGCGGAGTGACCGTTCCGAACGGGCCGGCGCAGCAGGCGTTGCTGCGCCAGGCTTTGACGGCCGCCAAGTTGAAACCCGCCGACATCGACTACGTCGAGGCACACGGCACCGGCACCCCGCTCGGCGACCCGATCGAACTCGACTCGCTGAGCAAGGTTTTCAGCGATCGGGAAGGCCGCCAGCCGCTGGTGCTGGGATCGGTGAAAACCAATCTCGGCCATCTCGAGGCCGCCGCGGGCATCGCCGGATTCATCAAGGCCGTGCTGGCCATCGGACACCGGCACATCCCGCGGCACCTGAACTTCCGGCAGCTCACACCGCACGCCGGCGAGGGCGTCCGCAAGCTGCGCATCGCCTCGCAAGGAATGGAATGGCCCGACACCGACCGGCCCCGCCGGGCGGGGGTGTCGTCGTTCGGGGTCAGTGGCACCAACGCGCACGTGGTGATCGAGCAGGGCCCGGATCCGGCGCCGGTGTCACCGCAGCCGCCCGCGCGGCACGCGGTATCCACGCTGGTGGTGTCGGGCAAGACGGCGCAGCGAATCGCCGCGACCGCGTCGGCGCTGGCCGATTGGATGGACGGGCCCGGCGCCCACGTCGCGCTGGCCGATGTCGCGCACACGCTCAACCACCACCGGGCCCAGCACCCCAGATTCGCCACCGTGGTCGCCCGGCAACGCGCCGACGCAATCGCCGGGCTGCGCGCGCTGGCCACCGGCCAGCCCGCCCCCGGCGTGGTGGCCCCCCGCGAGGGCCCGGTCGGAGCGGGCACGGTTTTCGTCTACTCCGGACGCGGATCGCAATGGGCCGGGATGGGTCACCGGCTGCTGGCCGACGAGCCGGCATTCGCCGAGGCGGTCGCCGCATTGGAACCGGATTTCGTTGCGCACGCAGGGTTTTCACTGCACAATGTGATCGCCAACCGCCGTGAGCTGGTCGGCATCGAGCAGATCCAGCTCGGACTGATCGGGATGCAGTTGGCACTCACCGCGTTGTGGCGCTCCTATGGGGTGCAACCCGATGTGGTGATCGGCCACTCCCTGGGCGAGGTTGCCGCCGCGGTGGTGTCCGGGGCACTCACCCCGGCGGAGGGCCTGCGAGTCACCGCGGTTCGGGCGCGGCTGATGGCCCCGCTGTCCGGACAGGGCGCCATGGCGTTGCTCGAACTCGACGCCACCACAACCGAGGCATTGATCGCCGGCTACCCGCTGGTGAGCGTGGGCATCTACGCCTCGCCGCGCCAAACCGTGATTTCCGGACCGCCACTCCAGGTCGACGCGCTCATCGACGCGGTGCGCCAACGGAATTGCTTTGCCAGCCGAATCAACATCGAAGTGGCCCCGCACAGCCCGGCGATGGACGCGCTGCAACCGGCGATGCGTTCGCAATTGGCCGATCTCACCCCGCGGCCACCGAGCATCCCGATCATTTCAACGACCTATGCCGACCTGGATACCAGCCCGGTGTTCGACGCCGAGCATTGGGCGACCAACATGCGCAACCCGGTGCGGTTTCAGCAGGCCATCACTCGGGCCGGGGGCGAGCAGCACACCTTTATCGAAATCAGCGCACACCCGCTGTTGACCCACTCCATCACCGACACCCTCGACGCCACCAACTATGTGAGCATCGGCACGCTGCACCGCGACACCGACGACACCCTGACCTTCCACACCAACCTCAATACCGCCCACACCACTCGCCCCCCCCGAACTCCGCACCCGCCCGAACCACACCCCGTGTTGCCCACCACTGTCTGGCAGCACACCCACCACTGGGTCGACACCACGTCCGCCGCCCGCCACACCGCGGACACTCATCCGCTGCTCGGCATCGGTGTCACCGACCCCACCAATGGCACCCGGGTGTGGGAAAACGCGCTGGACCCGGATCTGTTGTGGCTCAACGACCATGTCATCGACGAGCTGTGCGTTCTGCCCGGAGCGGCCTACGCCGAGGTAGCGCTGGCGGCAGCCAGGGAAGCGTTCGCTGACGAACGGGATCGGCCCTGGATGATCCGCGAACTCAGCCTCCATCAGGTGCTACACGTGACCCGCGACACCGTGTTCGTCACCACACTCACCGGCGACGACCAGACGTGCCGGGTCGAAATGCGCACCCGCAGCGGTGTTTCGGGGTGGACCAAACACGCCACCGCCACGGTTGTGCGCACCACCACGACACCGGATCGCCGGGAACCGCCATCGGTGACCGGCGATTTCACCGACGACCTGGACCCCGACGACCTGTATCAGCGGCTGCGCAGCGCCGGCCAGCAGCACGGTCCGGCTTTTCGCGGCATCGTCGGGCTCACCGTCTCGCCTTCCGGTGCGGCCCGCGCGCGGGTGCGGCTGCCCGCCGAGGCCAAGGCGGGGTCGCGCAATTTCGCGCTGCACCCGGTGATGATGGATATCGCGCTGCAGACCCTGGGTGCCACCCGGATGGCGACCGACCTGGCCAGCGGGCGGCACGGGCGGCAGGCGCTCGTGCTGCCGGTGCGATTCACCGGCATCCAGGTGTACGGCGATATCACCGACGGGGTCTACGCGGTTGGCTCACTGGCCGCAGCCGACGGCTCGGATCGGCTGGTGGGCAACGTGGTCCTCACCGACGCGAACCACCGGCCACTGCTGGTCATCGACGAAGTCGAGATGACGGTGCTCGGTTCGACCAGCGGCGCACCCGACGTCACCAATCGCCTGTTCACCCTGGAATGGGAGCCCGCACCCCTGAACGAGTCGGCCCAAAACGTGGCCAGCCTGTTGCTGATCGGCGATCCGACCGCCGACGACCCGCTGCTGACCGCGTTGCCGTCAGCGCTGCGGGACCGGGTCGGGCACGTCGAGCTGGTGTCGGCAAGTGACGAGGCGAAGCTGCACGCCGCGATCGGGACACGCGATACCGGCTGGGACGGCATCGTCGTGGTCTGCCCGCCGCGAGCCGTCGACGAGGCGTTGCCGGACCAGCTCCAGTTGGAGCTTGCCCAGTCACGCACGCTGTTGATCGCCAGCGTGGTCCGCGCGGTGACTCGGCTGGGGGTGCGGACCAGCCCGCGGCTGTGGATCGTCACCCGCGGCGCCGCTCAGCTCGCACCCAATAGCCCAGTCACGCTGGCGCAGAGCCAGATTCGCGGCATCGCACGAGTGCTGACCTTCGAACATCCCGAACTGAAGGCCACGGTCGTCGACCTCGACGCCGACGGTGCCGGCTCGCTGGCCGCCCTGACCGAGGAGCTGCTCGCCGGCTCCGACCACGATGAGATCGCCTTGCGCGCCGGCGAACGCCACGTTAACCGGCTGGTGCCCGCACCCGCCACCGCGACCGGTGCGCTGGCCGGCGAATCGCGCCGCACGGTCGTGGACCTGGATCGCGGCGGCGCGGTCCGGTTGCAGATCGATCAGCCCGGCCGGCTGGACGCGCTGAACCTGCACGAAGTGAAGCGCCACACGCCGCGGGCCGACCAGGTCGAGGTTCGTGTGGTGGCCGCGGGCCTTAACTTCAGCGATGTGCTCAAGGCGATGGGCGTGTATCCCGGGCTCGACGGTGCCGCGCCGGTGATCGGCGGCGAGTGTGTGGGCTATGTGACCGCCGTCGGCGACGATGTCGACTCCGTCGAGATCGGGCAGCGGGTGATCGCTTTCGGTCCCGGAACGTTCGGAACACACCTGGGGACGATTGCCGATCTGGTCGTCCCCATCCCCGACGCGCTGCCCGATCACGAGGCGGCCACGTTCGGTGTGGCGTACCTGACCGCCTGGCACTCGCTGTGCGAGGTGGGCAGGCTCTCCCCCGGTGAACGCGTGCTGATCCATTCCGCCACCGGCGGTGTCGGCCTGGCGGCGGTGTCAATCGCGAAGATGCGTGGCGCCCGCGTCTACACGACGGCCGGCTCGGATGCCAAACGCGAAATGCTCTGCGGGCTGGGTGTCGAGTACGTCGGCGACTCGCGAAGCGTGGACTTCGCCGATGAGATTCTCGCCCTCACCGACGGCTACGGTGTGGACGTCATCCTCAATTCCCTGGCGGGCGAAGCGATTCAGCGTGGTGTGCAGATCCTTGCTCCCGGCGGCCGGTTCATCGAACTAGGCAAGAAGGACGTCTACGCCGACGCCAGCCTGGGATTGGCCGCGCTGGCGAAAAGCGCCTCGTTCTCGGTGGTGGACCTCGACCTGAATCTGAAGCTGCAGCCGGCACGGTATCGCCAACTGCTGCAACACATCCTGCAGCACGTGGCGGAGGGCACGCTGCCGGTGCTGCCGGTCACCGAATTCGGTCTGCGGCACGCCGGCGACGCGTTTGGGCTGATGGCCTCGGGCAAGCACACCGGCAAGATCGTCATCTCGATACCGCAGGGCGGACGCCTCGAAGCGATCGCGTCCCCGCCCCCACTTCCGCTGGTCAGCCCCGACGGTGGCTACCTCATCGTCGGCGGCATGGGCGGTCTCGGTTTCGTCGTCGCCCGATGGCTGGCCGAGCAAGGCGCGGGATTGGTTGTCCTCAACGGACGTTCGGCTCCCAGCGACGATGTGGCGGCGGCCATCGCGGACCTCAACGACGCGGGTCACCGGATCGAGGTCATCACCGGCGACATCGCCGAACCCGGCACGGCCGAGGCGCTGGTGCACGCGGTCGACAACGCCGGGTTCCGGCTGGCCGGGGTGCTGCACAGCGCGATGGTGCTCGCCGACGAGATCGTGCTGAACATGACGGACTCCGCGGCCCGGCGGGTGTTCGCTCCCAAGGTGACCGGCGGCTGGCGGCTGCATCGGGCCACCGCTGCCCGAGACCTCGACTGGTGGCTGGTCTTCTCCTCGGCTGCCGCGATGCTCGGCACCCCCGGGCAGGGGGCGTACGCCGCGGCGAACTCGTGGGTCGACGGCCTGGTCGCGCATCGACGCTCGCTCGGGCTGCCCGCCGTCGGGATCAACTGGGGCCCATGGGCGCAGGTCGGGCGCGCCCAATTCTTCGCCGATCTCGGCGTCTCGATGCTCACCGCCGAGCAGGGGCTGGCCGCGATGCAGACGGTGCTGGCCGCCGATCGGGCACGCACCGGCGTGTTCAGCCTGGACGCGCGGCAGTGGTTCCAATCCTTCCCCGCGGCGGCGGGCTCGTCGCTGTTCGCGAAGTTGCACGACTCGGCCGCCGTCCGGCGAGGCGGCGGGGGCAAGATTCGGGCCCAACTGGACGCCCTCGACCCGGCCGAACGCCCTGGCCGGCTGGCCGCCGCGATCGCCGACGAGATCCGCGGGGTGCTGCGCTCCCGCGATCCCATCGACCACGACCGGCCACTGGAGACACTTGGCCTGGATTCGCTGATGGCCCTGGAACTGCGCAACCGGTTGGAGGCAATCCTGGGCATCACGTTGCCGGTGGCGCTGGTGTGGGCGTATCCAACGATCACCGACCTCGCGGCCGCGCTGTGCGAACGGATGGACTATGCACAGCCGCCCGCCGCGCCGAAGACGGGCGGCGCCGAAGCCGAATTGTCGGCCGAGGAAATGGACTTGCTGTCCGATCTGGTCGACGCCAGCGAACTCGAAGCCGCCACCCGAGGCGAGTCATGA